One Campylobacter sputorum subsp. sputorum DNA segment encodes these proteins:
- the thiH gene encoding 2-iminoacetate synthase ThiH produces the protein MRSNHMQYLQGMEQISHEIMDKVLKARDEFNCDNVDLNDVRNVLQKDKINDKDLQILLSEIALECLEEIAKKAQAVTRANFGNSIQFFTPLYVSNYCDNHCVYCGFGCNNDIKRLHLDEKSIEEELRNIVKTKLNEILLLTGESENYSSVEYIAKTAKLAKKYFSTVGVEVYPMNSADYKILHENGVDFVTIFNETYSTIKYEKIHLAGNKRVFPYRFNSQERALMGGMRGVGFGALLGLDDYKKDAFSTALHASLIQKKYPHANIAISVPRLRPTGSNHRINPHDVDEKRLLQIICAYRLFLPFASITISTRENAKFRNGAMQIAANKVSAGVSVGIGTHSNNDKNSENVGDEQFEISDNRSVKEVYDDVIKLGLQPVFKDYDYIS, from the coding sequence ATGAGAAGTAATCATATGCAATATCTTCAAGGAATGGAACAAATTAGCCATGAGATTATGGATAAAGTTTTAAAAGCAAGAGATGAGTTTAATTGCGATAATGTAGATTTAAATGATGTTAGAAATGTTTTACAAAAAGATAAAATCAATGATAAAGATTTACAAATTTTACTAAGCGAAATTGCACTTGAATGCCTTGAAGAGATAGCTAAAAAAGCTCAAGCTGTAACAAGGGCAAATTTTGGTAACTCGATTCAGTTTTTTACGCCACTTTATGTTTCGAATTACTGCGATAATCACTGTGTATATTGTGGTTTTGGTTGTAATAACGACATAAAAAGGCTTCATCTTGATGAAAAATCCATAGAAGAAGAGTTAAGAAATATAGTAAAAACAAAACTTAATGAAATTTTGCTTTTAACTGGAGAAAGTGAGAATTATTCAAGCGTTGAATACATAGCAAAAACTGCAAAACTTGCTAAGAAATATTTCTCAACCGTTGGAGTTGAAGTTTATCCGATGAATAGTGCTGATTATAAAATTTTACATGAAAATGGTGTTGATTTTGTAACTATTTTTAATGAAACTTATAGCACAATAAAATATGAAAAAATTCATCTTGCTGGAAACAAAAGAGTTTTTCCTTATAGATTTAACTCTCAAGAAAGAGCATTAATGGGCGGTATGAGAGGCGTTGGATTTGGTGCACTTTTAGGACTTGATGATTATAAAAAAGATGCTTTTTCAACAGCTCTTCACGCTAGCTTGATACAAAAAAAATACCCACATGCAAATATTGCTATATCTGTTCCACGCCTTCGCCCAACAGGCTCAAATCACCGCATAAATCCGCACGATGTAGATGAAAAAAGACTTCTTCAAATAATCTGTGCTTATAGACTTTTTTTACCTTTTGCTTCAATTACCATTTCGACTAGAGAAAATGCTAAATTTAGAAACGGAGCAATGCAAATAGCGGCAAATAAAGTTTCAGCCGGAGTAAGCGTTGGCATAGGAACGCATAGCAATAATGATAAAAATAGTGAAAATGTAGGCGATGAGCAATTTGAAATTTCTGATAATAGAAGTGTCAAAGAGGTTTATGATGATGTTATAAAACTTGGTTTGCAACCTGTATTTAAGGACTATGATTATATTTCATGA
- a CDS encoding thiamine phosphate synthase, which yields MSLKIVFVTKSTLSKKSIIDILKSGVINRINAIILRENELYYEKYGDEILDICGQNKVEFITHNFANYAITKGLKSIHFSFECFKNIDKNLLLNFNDINVSIHNKEQLNFAIKNGASSLTYGNIFETNSHPGKIGVGLEKLKNLTNLTNLDIYAIGGINLQNISKFKDIKIKGVCMMREFMN from the coding sequence ATGAGTTTAAAAATAGTTTTTGTTACAAAATCGACTTTGAGTAAAAAAAGCATAATTGATATTTTAAAAAGTGGCGTTATAAATAGAATTAACGCCATTATTTTACGAGAAAATGAGCTGTATTATGAAAAATACGGCGATGAGATATTAGATATCTGTGGGCAAAATAAAGTAGAATTTATAACGCATAATTTTGCAAATTATGCCATTACAAAGGGCTTAAAAAGCATACATTTTAGTTTTGAATGTTTTAAAAATATAGATAAAAATTTACTGTTAAATTTTAACGATATAAATGTTAGCATACACAATAAAGAGCAGTTAAATTTTGCTATCAAAAATGGAGCTTCATCTCTTACTTATGGAAATATTTTTGAAACAAATTCCCATCCTGGTAAAATAGGTGTTGGTTTAGAAAAATTAAAAAATTTAACTAATCTTACAAATTTAGATATTTATGCAATTGGCGGTATAAATTTGCAAAATATATCAAAATTTAAAGATATAAAAATAAAAGGTGTTTGTATGATGAGAGAGTTTATGAATTAA